The Corallococcus exiguus genome has a window encoding:
- a CDS encoding fibronectin type III domain-containing protein, translating into MRTLSLAEVAALTCPAGFASHLRVLVQRGATWTDLSTLLPGDYLLGVSWSDSVEAPVSDATVTVARNGPDGMRLSLSPLVVSSFLNTGADGTFQPLLREGAYFRVEVAAVPLDTRRADVPAGAWREAWRGRIDEVDAGGDELRITGRDLGGLLQDTWAEVERQYGSTSGTPVQSIIQSLLNDNGLSDFGLYTPVDPLSMRGPYVQQREPLMDAIRALAEQIGWDVRMRWREDVGAFALTLWSPDRLTDTPVATFGPDNVLELGELKRSLEHIRNVVEVVYSDKDDKDATGAKKRKTVTATNPSSVALYGRRWMQVAEGASSLIDTQAEAQRLADAAIADLSESALSLSLTLPGIHWYLQAGDLVQVLPDGVHFDSPQRLAIVSADFEGTSGEARTKLELQGRPSTSRTEWLERDARPGIAPSATFTGPAAPSGLTVTNTVNGFSLAWTPAADGAAWDAYELHISSSPGFVPSQASFRENSRTTSFSVANLVAGRAYYARVIPRDVKGNAGPASAEVTLAPRYVAPAMLLPTVTYADRPLNADFEALSDVDLPPDGWRVSPGAWNVDAFDEPASVFSGARAVRLAPTLLATKLGSTPFVVRPDDLVYPSVLMRGNTEGTNNNYTCVLWLAWLDGNGNLLPSGGITTVDVGVASSLWKDLGKGKYAVAPANARYCQLYIGKGNALAYTLYIDSARVVVESKLERLVAAMLIPASGWVWTGVPREGPAYYRNGGETALVGSIKSGTLGSSCFRLDEGYRPATELRFPVVSNGAFGWMKVTPDGYVTPMAGSTTELSLEGVRFRAAA; encoded by the coding sequence ATGCGCACCCTCTCTCTCGCCGAAGTAGCCGCCCTCACCTGTCCCGCTGGCTTCGCGTCGCACCTGCGCGTCCTGGTCCAGCGCGGCGCCACGTGGACGGACCTCTCCACGCTCCTGCCCGGGGACTACCTGCTGGGCGTGAGCTGGTCGGACAGCGTCGAGGCACCCGTCTCCGACGCCACCGTCACCGTCGCGCGCAACGGCCCGGACGGGATGCGCCTCAGCCTCTCGCCCCTGGTGGTAAGCAGCTTCCTCAACACGGGCGCGGACGGCACCTTCCAGCCGCTGCTGCGCGAGGGCGCGTACTTCCGGGTGGAGGTGGCTGCGGTGCCGCTGGACACGCGCCGCGCGGACGTGCCCGCGGGCGCCTGGCGCGAGGCGTGGCGCGGCCGCATCGACGAGGTGGACGCGGGCGGGGACGAACTGCGCATCACCGGGCGCGACCTGGGTGGGCTCCTCCAGGACACGTGGGCTGAGGTGGAGCGCCAGTACGGCAGCACCTCAGGCACGCCCGTGCAGTCCATCATCCAGTCGCTGCTCAACGACAACGGCCTGTCCGACTTCGGCCTCTACACGCCGGTGGATCCGCTGTCCATGCGCGGGCCCTACGTCCAGCAGCGCGAGCCCCTCATGGACGCGATCCGCGCGCTCGCGGAGCAGATTGGCTGGGATGTGCGCATGCGCTGGCGCGAGGACGTGGGCGCCTTCGCCCTCACGCTCTGGTCGCCGGACCGGCTGACGGACACGCCCGTGGCCACCTTCGGCCCGGACAACGTGCTGGAGCTGGGCGAACTGAAGCGCAGCCTGGAGCACATCCGCAACGTGGTGGAGGTGGTGTACAGCGACAAGGACGACAAGGACGCCACCGGCGCGAAGAAGCGCAAGACGGTGACGGCCACCAACCCCTCCTCCGTGGCGCTGTACGGGCGCCGGTGGATGCAGGTGGCGGAGGGCGCCTCCTCGCTCATCGACACCCAGGCGGAGGCGCAGCGGCTGGCGGACGCGGCCATCGCGGACCTCTCCGAGTCGGCACTCAGCCTGTCGCTGACGCTGCCGGGCATCCACTGGTACCTCCAGGCAGGGGACCTCGTGCAGGTGCTGCCGGACGGCGTGCACTTCGACTCGCCCCAGCGCCTGGCCATCGTCTCCGCGGACTTCGAGGGCACCAGCGGAGAGGCGCGCACGAAGCTTGAGCTCCAAGGCCGTCCCAGCACCAGCCGCACGGAGTGGCTGGAGCGCGACGCGCGCCCTGGTATCGCGCCGTCCGCGACCTTCACCGGCCCGGCCGCGCCGTCCGGGTTGACGGTGACAAACACCGTCAACGGCTTCAGCCTCGCGTGGACACCCGCGGCTGACGGTGCCGCCTGGGACGCCTACGAACTGCACATCAGCAGCTCGCCCGGCTTCGTGCCTTCCCAGGCGAGCTTCCGTGAAAACAGCCGCACCACGAGCTTCAGCGTGGCGAACCTGGTGGCGGGCCGCGCCTACTACGCGCGCGTCATCCCCCGCGACGTGAAGGGCAACGCGGGGCCCGCCAGCGCGGAGGTGACGCTCGCGCCCAGGTACGTCGCGCCTGCCATGCTCCTGCCGACCGTCACCTACGCGGACCGGCCTCTCAACGCGGACTTCGAGGCGCTCAGCGACGTGGACCTCCCTCCAGACGGATGGCGTGTCTCTCCGGGCGCCTGGAACGTGGATGCCTTCGACGAGCCCGCCAGCGTCTTCAGCGGCGCTCGCGCCGTGCGCCTGGCGCCAACGCTGCTGGCGACGAAGCTGGGCAGCACGCCCTTCGTCGTCCGCCCCGATGACCTCGTGTACCCGAGCGTGCTCATGCGAGGGAACACGGAGGGCACCAACAACAACTACACCTGCGTCCTCTGGCTCGCGTGGCTCGACGGCAACGGCAACCTGCTCCCGTCCGGCGGCATCACGACCGTGGACGTGGGCGTCGCCTCGTCGCTCTGGAAGGACCTCGGCAAGGGCAAGTACGCCGTCGCCCCCGCCAATGCGCGCTACTGCCAGCTCTATATCGGCAAGGGCAATGCCCTGGCGTACACGCTCTACATCGACTCCGCGCGCGTCGTCGTGGAGTCGAAGCTGGAGAGGCTCGTGGCTGCGATGCTCATTCCCGCGTCGGGCTGGGTGTGGACGGGAGTGCCGCGCGAGGGCCCGGCGTACTACCGAAACGGAGGAGAGACCGCCTTGGTGGGCAGCATCAAGAGCGGCACTCTCGGCTCGTCCTGCTTCCGCCTGGACGAAGGCTATCGGCCTGCCACGGAACTGCGGTTCCCCGTGGTGAGCAATGGCGCGTTCGGCTGGATGAAGGTGACGCCCGATGGCTACGTCACCCCCATGGCCGGCAGCACGACGGAGCTCAGCCTCGAAGGCGTGCGCTTCCGCGCGGCGGCGTGA
- a CDS encoding helix-turn-helix domain-containing protein → MTETQMENLIRRVLREELAATPGTSGDLITVTQAAALVSYGVTSIRRWLRDGTLKRYGEGRNVRVSRRQLLEVMARETGEATSDVEIERLADKALGRAS, encoded by the coding sequence ATGACCGAAACGCAGATGGAGAACCTCATCCGGAGAGTGCTCCGCGAGGAGTTGGCGGCCACGCCTGGGACGTCCGGAGACCTCATCACCGTCACGCAAGCCGCCGCGCTCGTGAGCTACGGCGTCACCAGCATTCGTCGATGGCTCCGCGACGGGACACTGAAGCGGTACGGCGAGGGCCGCAACGTGAGGGTCAGTCGGCGACAGCTCTTGGAGGTGATGGCACGGGAGACTGGAGAGGCGACGTCCGACGTCGAGATTGAACGACTGGCGGACAAGGCGCTCGGGCGGGCCAGCTGA
- a CDS encoding zinc-dependent alcohol dehydrogenase family protein has product MQAYELHTPTGSSSWTLVETPQPQPGPGQALVRIHAVSLNYRDLIIARGTYPGLKLPLIPCSDGAGQVVSVGSGVTRVKAGDRVAPTFFQVWTDGERTSEKVAHALGGSVPGVLSEYVCVDAEGLVLLPDWLSYEEGATLPCAAVTAWNALVPQGGLKRGQTVLAQGTGGVSIFALQFARILGARVLITSSQDDKLQRAKQLGAQWLINYRQTPDWEQEVLTLTGNQGVDHVLEVGGAGTLPRSIAATKEGGHIALIGLLTGAPGKPDTTATSAKHLRVVSTYVGSREMFEDMLKAMSQEQTRPVIDRVVPFAQAREALQYMESGGHFGKIVITL; this is encoded by the coding sequence ATGCAGGCGTACGAGCTCCACACCCCCACCGGCTCCTCCAGTTGGACCCTCGTGGAAACGCCCCAGCCCCAGCCGGGCCCCGGCCAGGCGCTCGTCCGCATCCACGCCGTCTCCCTCAACTACCGCGACCTCATCATCGCCCGCGGCACCTACCCCGGCCTCAAGCTCCCCCTCATCCCCTGCTCGGACGGCGCCGGCCAGGTCGTCTCCGTGGGCTCGGGCGTCACCCGCGTGAAGGCCGGCGACCGCGTCGCCCCCACCTTCTTCCAGGTCTGGACCGACGGCGAACGCACCTCGGAGAAGGTCGCCCACGCGCTCGGCGGTAGCGTCCCCGGCGTCCTCTCTGAATACGTCTGCGTGGACGCCGAAGGGCTGGTGCTCCTGCCGGACTGGCTCTCCTACGAGGAGGGCGCCACCCTCCCCTGCGCCGCCGTCACCGCCTGGAACGCGCTCGTCCCCCAGGGTGGCCTCAAGCGTGGGCAGACCGTGCTCGCGCAGGGCACTGGCGGCGTGTCCATCTTCGCCCTCCAGTTCGCCCGCATCCTCGGAGCCCGCGTCCTCATCACCTCCAGCCAGGATGACAAGCTCCAACGCGCGAAGCAGCTGGGCGCGCAGTGGCTCATCAACTACCGCCAGACGCCGGACTGGGAACAGGAGGTGCTCACGCTCACCGGCAACCAGGGCGTGGACCATGTGCTGGAGGTCGGCGGCGCGGGCACGCTGCCCCGCTCCATCGCGGCCACCAAGGAGGGCGGCCACATCGCGCTCATCGGCCTGCTCACCGGCGCGCCCGGCAAGCCGGACACCACCGCCACCAGCGCCAAACACCTTCGCGTCGTCAGCACCTACGTGGGCAGCCGCGAGATGTTCGAGGACATGCTCAAGGCCATGTCCCAGGAACAGACCCGGCCCGTCATCGACCGCGTCGTCCCCTTCGCCCAGGCTCGCGAAGCGCTCCAGTACATGGAGTCCGGCGGCCACTTCGGGAAGATCGTCATCACCCTGTGA
- a CDS encoding M16 family metallopeptidase, which yields MRRLLPLLLLLLMMPALPASAQQPPDASRFFPYTLNTTRLPNGLTVVRVPFNSPGIVAYVTAVRVGSRNEVEPGRTGFAHFFEHMMFKGTKANPEGQRERILGGFGFDDNAFTTDDITVYQVYGPTAGLEKLIALEADRFQNLEYSEPAFQTEALAVLGEYHKNAAGPDLKLEEALAKTAFTRHTYQHTTLGFYEDIQAMPKAYAYSRSFFERWYTPANTTLFIVGDFNDAQVVSQVTKAYGRWQRQPTSVIIPTEPPQTSQRTVHVDWPQPTQPRHVLAWHTPAARADTADAAIQTILAEYLVGDTSPAYKELVLEKQYVESLNVYTTPHRDPYLFPIDATLQDEKFRADVDAVLRREVTAVAGAPVDGVRLKAIQDHLRYGLLMDLETPRDVAIDLALYAGVMGRPDALASYLKQLGSVTPQQITLFARKYLEDKNLTVLTLTPKAVAAGGTP from the coding sequence ATGCGCCGCCTGTTGCCCCTCCTGCTGCTGCTCCTGATGATGCCGGCGCTGCCGGCGTCCGCGCAGCAGCCTCCTGACGCCTCCCGCTTCTTCCCCTACACGCTGAACACCACGCGCCTGCCCAACGGGCTCACCGTGGTGCGCGTGCCGTTCAACTCTCCCGGCATCGTCGCGTACGTCACCGCCGTGCGCGTGGGTTCGCGCAACGAGGTGGAGCCCGGCCGCACCGGCTTCGCCCACTTCTTCGAACACATGATGTTCAAGGGGACGAAGGCGAACCCGGAGGGCCAGCGTGAGCGCATCCTCGGCGGCTTCGGCTTCGACGACAACGCGTTCACCACCGACGACATCACCGTGTACCAGGTGTACGGCCCCACCGCCGGCCTGGAGAAGCTCATCGCGCTGGAGGCCGACCGCTTCCAGAACCTCGAGTACTCCGAGCCAGCCTTCCAGACGGAGGCGCTCGCCGTCCTGGGCGAGTACCACAAGAACGCCGCGGGCCCGGACCTCAAGCTGGAGGAGGCCCTGGCGAAGACGGCCTTCACCCGCCACACGTACCAGCACACCACGCTGGGCTTCTACGAAGACATCCAGGCGATGCCCAAGGCGTACGCGTACAGCCGCTCGTTCTTCGAGCGCTGGTACACGCCCGCCAACACCACCCTCTTCATCGTGGGTGACTTCAACGACGCGCAGGTCGTCTCGCAGGTGACCAAGGCCTATGGCAGATGGCAGCGCCAGCCCACCAGCGTCATCATCCCCACCGAGCCCCCGCAGACGAGTCAGCGCACCGTCCACGTGGACTGGCCGCAGCCCACGCAGCCGCGCCACGTGCTCGCGTGGCACACGCCCGCCGCCCGCGCGGACACGGCCGACGCCGCCATCCAGACCATCCTCGCCGAGTACCTCGTGGGCGACACCAGCCCCGCGTACAAGGAGCTGGTGCTGGAGAAGCAGTACGTCGAGTCGCTGAACGTCTACACCACGCCCCACCGCGACCCGTACCTGTTCCCCATCGACGCCACGTTGCAGGACGAGAAGTTCCGCGCCGACGTGGACGCCGTGCTGCGCCGCGAGGTGACGGCCGTGGCCGGCGCCCCGGTGGACGGCGTGCGCTTGAAGGCCATCCAGGACCACCTGCGCTACGGCCTGCTGATGGACCTGGAGACGCCGCGCGACGTGGCCATCGACCTGGCCCTCTACGCGGGCGTGATGGGCCGCCCTGACGCGCTCGCCAGCTATCTGAAGCAGCTGGGCAGCGTGACGCCCCAGCAGATCACCCTGTTCGCGAGGAAGTACCTCGAGGACAAGAACCTCACCGTCCTCACCCTCACCCCCAAGGCCGTCGCCGCCGGAGGGACGCCGTGA
- a CDS encoding M16 family metallopeptidase, translated as MKTRAIVSLVLAAALSLAGCAHHKPPEEPPPTPTPTPPPEPGSVPAVPLNEPPPMHLVVQARADTPIVSLRLVFHTGSIDDPKGKEGLTALTAKLMAEGGTQRLTAAQLLEALYPMAAELKVFTDKEMTTLSGRVHQDFLPAFLLLFTDTLLQPRFDPAEFERLRANALNAVRNGLRSEDDETLGKVGLDALIYAGHPYAHYTGGTVQGLQSLTLEDVKAHARRVFTQDRLVIGLAGPVDANLQQTMTSRLSALPAKGAPRVELPTVKSSAGRTLILQKPTLSTAVSMGFVTPMRRGDPDFFPVAFALSNLGEHRQFIGVLFNELREQRGLNYGDYAYAEHFIEDRGNGTFNRTNLVRTQQDVSIWLRPVVPANGVFATRGAVFFLERMSKEPLTPDRFNLVRGFLQGYTRLWEQTDQRRLGYAIDSLYYGTPNFLDAYRSALTTMTPESVQAAVKRQLAPEKLALVYVTEDAQGLAEKLKSGAPSPITYASPKPPELLKLDELIIQQKLPVRPDAVQIVPASGFMER; from the coding sequence ATGAAGACCCGCGCCATCGTGTCGCTCGTCCTGGCCGCCGCGCTGTCCCTCGCAGGCTGCGCCCACCACAAGCCTCCCGAGGAACCGCCCCCGACTCCGACGCCCACGCCGCCTCCCGAACCGGGCTCCGTGCCCGCGGTGCCGCTGAATGAGCCGCCGCCGATGCACCTCGTGGTGCAGGCCCGTGCGGACACGCCCATCGTAAGCCTGCGGCTCGTCTTCCACACGGGCTCCATCGACGACCCGAAGGGCAAGGAGGGCCTCACCGCCCTCACCGCGAAGCTGATGGCGGAGGGCGGCACGCAGCGGCTCACCGCCGCGCAGCTGCTGGAAGCGCTCTACCCCATGGCCGCCGAGCTCAAGGTCTTCACCGACAAGGAGATGACCACCCTCTCCGGCCGCGTCCACCAGGACTTCCTGCCCGCGTTCCTGCTGCTCTTCACGGACACACTGCTCCAGCCCCGCTTCGACCCCGCGGAGTTCGAGCGACTGCGCGCCAACGCGCTCAATGCCGTGCGCAACGGCCTGCGCAGTGAAGACGACGAGACGCTCGGCAAGGTGGGCCTGGACGCGCTCATCTACGCGGGGCACCCGTACGCCCACTACACCGGCGGCACCGTGCAGGGGCTCCAGTCCCTCACGCTGGAGGACGTGAAGGCGCACGCGCGCCGCGTCTTCACGCAGGACCGGCTCGTCATCGGGCTCGCGGGCCCCGTGGACGCGAACCTCCAGCAGACGATGACTTCGCGCCTGAGCGCGCTGCCCGCCAAGGGCGCGCCCCGGGTGGAGTTGCCCACCGTGAAGTCCTCCGCGGGGCGCACGCTCATCCTCCAGAAGCCCACGCTCTCCACCGCCGTGAGCATGGGCTTCGTCACGCCGATGCGCCGGGGTGACCCGGACTTCTTCCCGGTGGCGTTCGCGCTGTCGAACCTGGGCGAGCACCGCCAGTTCATCGGCGTGCTCTTCAACGAGCTTCGCGAGCAGCGCGGCCTCAACTACGGCGACTACGCCTACGCCGAGCACTTCATCGAGGACCGGGGCAACGGCACCTTCAACCGCACCAACCTGGTGCGCACCCAGCAGGACGTGTCCATCTGGCTGCGTCCCGTGGTGCCCGCCAACGGCGTGTTCGCCACGCGCGGCGCGGTGTTCTTCCTGGAGCGCATGTCGAAGGAGCCCCTCACCCCGGATCGCTTCAACCTGGTGCGCGGCTTCCTCCAGGGCTACACGCGCCTGTGGGAGCAGACCGACCAGCGGCGGCTGGGCTACGCCATCGACTCGCTCTACTACGGCACGCCCAACTTCCTGGACGCATACCGCTCCGCGCTGACGACGATGACGCCGGAGTCCGTGCAGGCCGCCGTCAAACGGCAACTGGCGCCGGAGAAGCTGGCGCTCGTGTACGTCACGGAGGATGCGCAGGGGCTGGCGGAGAAGCTGAAGTCCGGCGCGCCTTCGCCCATCACCTACGCGTCGCCCAAGCCGCCGGAGCTGCTCAAGCTGGATGAACTCATCATCCAGCAGAAGCTGCCGGTGCGTCCGGACGCCGTGCAGATTGTCCCGGCGTCGGGGTTCATGGAGCGCTGA
- a CDS encoding DUF3616 domain-containing protein yields MKRWLLWGCVLVAGCGTREANVRRDALHAAPANTVVFEGSCDASGAVELGQGLFVVADDEDNILRVYDARKGGRPLRTVDLSPSLDLPVKKKPPETDIEAGSRLGNLAFWLTSHGRNSSGKKQPARLRFFATGVEDPEHVQLVGQPYTQLLEDLLADARLAPFGLAQAEPLPPKEPGGLNIEGMTAMLDAPGMLIGFRSPLTQGKALVVPLLNPEAVVRDGATARFGEPRLLELGGLGIRSLSSWRGRYLIMAGATASEAKSRLFTWKGGDDAPVPVTSVDLSGVNPEAFFTPDTSEDILLLSDDGTVQVDGVECKRQKDPALKRFRGVWTTLPESP; encoded by the coding sequence ATGAAACGCTGGCTCCTGTGGGGATGTGTCCTGGTGGCGGGCTGTGGCACCCGCGAGGCGAACGTGCGGCGCGACGCGCTGCACGCCGCGCCCGCGAACACGGTCGTCTTCGAAGGCAGCTGTGACGCGTCCGGCGCGGTGGAGCTGGGCCAGGGCCTGTTCGTGGTGGCGGACGACGAGGACAACATCCTGCGCGTCTACGATGCGCGGAAGGGAGGCCGTCCGCTGCGCACGGTGGACCTGTCGCCGTCGCTCGACCTGCCGGTGAAGAAGAAGCCACCGGAGACGGACATCGAAGCGGGCTCGCGGCTGGGCAACCTGGCCTTCTGGCTCACGTCGCACGGCCGCAACAGCTCCGGCAAGAAGCAGCCCGCGCGCCTGCGCTTCTTCGCCACCGGCGTGGAAGACCCCGAGCACGTGCAACTCGTCGGACAGCCGTACACGCAGTTGTTGGAGGACCTGCTCGCGGACGCCCGGCTCGCGCCGTTCGGGCTCGCGCAGGCGGAGCCGCTGCCGCCCAAGGAGCCGGGTGGGCTCAACATCGAAGGCATGACGGCGATGCTGGACGCGCCCGGGATGCTGATTGGTTTCCGCAGCCCGCTGACGCAGGGCAAGGCGTTGGTGGTGCCGCTCTTGAACCCGGAGGCGGTGGTGCGCGACGGCGCGACCGCGCGCTTCGGTGAGCCCCGGCTGCTGGAGTTGGGCGGGTTGGGCATCCGCTCGCTGTCGTCGTGGCGGGGGCGCTACCTCATCATGGCGGGGGCCACCGCCTCCGAGGCGAAGTCGCGCCTGTTCACCTGGAAGGGCGGAGACGACGCGCCGGTGCCGGTGACGTCGGTGGACCTGTCCGGCGTGAACCCGGAGGCGTTCTTCACGCCCGACACGTCGGAGGACATCCTGCTGCTCAGCGACGACGGCACCGTGCAGGTGGACGGCGTGGAGTGCAAGCGCCAGAAGGATCCGGCGCTCAAGCGCTTCCGCGGCGTGTGGACGACGTTGCCGGAAAGCCCCTGA
- a CDS encoding OmpA family protein: MQCPDSEPSWSRSACGAALRLALLGLLLTTAAAHAQPDPFSRGFDAVPVKPTAAQSSGIGLEGATVEPVGSYRGALLFDFNWRILALKLGDEKLGNLLPYRLDAHLLFSYQLLERLELGVDLPVTLIQGDNFSLLGDALNAPDFPGAAGVSGTTLGDIRVLPRVSLLNPDRFPLGLALVAEVRLPTGSAQSFTGESGVVFAPRLAIEKKLGPVRVLGNAGVLLRPAAQYLNLRVDDELTLGAGGIVDLPDISRLREVKATAEMHLRTPLARPFNFDQADSLKSPWELLVGARAKVWGDWGVELDVGRGLNVTTGYGREALRVMLALRYDKTFKDEGPDSDGDGVPDVRDRCPTQPEDKDDFEDFDGCPDPDNDGDGVADGDDMCPNKPGPKENKGCPVEPDKDTDGDGVIDPLDKCPLVPGLKDFDGCPDTDFDEIPDGEDDCPDVAGPPENNGCPYDAPPYVVVESDRIRIKGNILFETGSAVIQKQSYPLLDEVATVLAKNPTLGPVQIEGHTDNKGSRALNVDLSNRRAKSVLEYLTKKGIDRKRLTSQGFGFDRPIATNDTALGRAKNRRVDFKLVKSELESGPKETIVPHGQPPPPGTEPVPGPGAPPATPAPGAGTPAGKK, translated from the coding sequence ATGCAATGCCCCGACTCCGAACCTTCGTGGAGCCGGTCCGCGTGCGGCGCGGCCCTGCGACTCGCGCTCCTGGGCCTGCTGCTCACCACGGCAGCGGCCCACGCTCAACCAGACCCCTTCTCCCGAGGCTTCGACGCCGTCCCGGTGAAACCGACGGCCGCGCAGTCCAGCGGCATCGGCCTGGAAGGCGCCACCGTCGAACCGGTGGGCAGCTACCGGGGCGCTCTGCTCTTCGACTTCAACTGGCGCATCCTCGCGTTGAAGCTGGGCGACGAGAAGCTGGGGAACCTGCTGCCGTACCGGCTGGACGCGCACCTGCTGTTCTCCTACCAGCTGCTGGAGCGGTTGGAGCTGGGCGTGGACCTGCCCGTCACGCTCATCCAGGGCGACAACTTCTCGCTGCTGGGTGACGCGCTGAACGCGCCGGACTTCCCCGGCGCCGCGGGCGTCAGCGGCACCACGCTGGGCGACATCCGCGTGCTGCCTCGCGTGAGCCTGTTGAATCCGGACCGCTTCCCGTTGGGGCTCGCGCTGGTGGCGGAGGTGCGGCTGCCCACCGGCAGCGCGCAGAGCTTCACGGGTGAGAGCGGCGTGGTGTTCGCCCCGCGCCTGGCCATTGAGAAGAAGCTGGGGCCCGTGCGCGTGCTGGGCAACGCGGGCGTGCTGCTGCGCCCCGCGGCGCAGTACCTCAACCTGCGCGTGGACGACGAGCTGACGCTGGGCGCGGGCGGCATCGTGGACCTGCCGGACATCAGCCGGCTGCGCGAGGTGAAGGCCACCGCGGAAATGCACCTGCGCACGCCGCTGGCGCGCCCCTTCAACTTCGACCAGGCGGATTCGCTCAAGTCTCCGTGGGAGCTGCTGGTGGGCGCCCGCGCCAAGGTGTGGGGCGACTGGGGCGTGGAGCTGGACGTGGGCCGCGGCCTCAACGTCACCACCGGCTACGGCCGTGAGGCCCTGCGGGTCATGCTGGCGCTGCGCTACGACAAGACCTTCAAGGACGAGGGCCCGGACTCCGACGGCGACGGAGTGCCCGACGTGCGCGACCGCTGCCCCACGCAGCCCGAGGACAAGGACGACTTCGAGGACTTCGACGGCTGCCCGGATCCGGACAACGACGGCGACGGCGTGGCGGACGGCGACGACATGTGCCCCAACAAGCCCGGCCCGAAGGAGAACAAGGGCTGCCCGGTGGAGCCGGACAAGGACACCGACGGCGACGGCGTCATCGACCCGCTGGACAAGTGCCCCCTGGTGCCCGGCCTGAAGGACTTCGACGGCTGCCCGGACACGGACTTCGACGAGATTCCGGACGGCGAGGACGACTGCCCCGACGTCGCCGGTCCGCCCGAGAACAACGGCTGCCCGTACGACGCTCCGCCCTACGTGGTGGTGGAGTCGGACCGCATCCGCATCAAGGGCAACATCCTCTTCGAGACGGGTTCCGCGGTCATCCAGAAGCAGTCGTACCCGCTGCTGGACGAGGTGGCGACGGTGCTCGCGAAGAACCCGACGCTGGGGCCCGTGCAGATTGAAGGGCACACGGACAACAAGGGTTCGCGTGCGCTGAACGTGGACCTGTCCAACCGGCGCGCGAAGTCGGTGCTCGAGTACCTGACGAAGAAGGGCATCGACCGCAAGCGCCTCACGTCGCAGGGCTTCGGGTTCGACCGGCCCATCGCTACCAACGACACGGCGCTCGGCCGCGCGAAGAACCGGCGCGTGGACTTCAAGCTGGTCAAGTCGGAGCTCGAATCCGGCCCGAAGGAGACCATCGTCCCCCACGGCCAGCCGCCGCCGCCCGGCACCGAGCCGGTGCCCGGACCGGGCGCGCCTCCCGCGACTCCCGCGCCTGGCGCGGGCACACCGGCCGGCAAGAAGTAA